Proteins from a single region of Antechinus flavipes isolate AdamAnt ecotype Samford, QLD, Australia chromosome 2, AdamAnt_v2, whole genome shotgun sequence:
- the LOC127550610 gene encoding olfactory receptor 10A4: MVWGNWTIVNEFVLVSFSALPPELQILLFLLFLIIYFVTFMGNVLIILVTTADSALHSPMYFFLKNLSFLEISFNIVIVPKMLSTLLTKDTTISFLGCATQMYFFFFFGAAECCLLATMAYDRYVAICDPLRYPVLMDQKACIQLAAASWFSGFPVATVQTTWIFSFPFCGPNRVNHFFCDSPPVIALVCADTSLFELEALTATVLFILFPFLLILGSYVRILSTIFRMPSAEGKHKAFSTCSSHLVVVSLFYSTAILTYFRPRSNTSPENKKLLSLFYTVVTPMLNPIIYSLRNNEVKAALQRTLRKVIISQRL, encoded by the coding sequence ATGGTTTGGGGGAATTGGACAATAGTCAATGAATTTGTTCTTGTGAGCTTCTCTGCCCTGCCCCCTGAGCTACAGATTTTACTGTTCCTGTTGTTTCTGATCATTTATTTTGTCACTTTTATGGGCAATGTCCTTATAATCCTGGTCACTACAGCTGATTCTGCCCTACATAGCCCCATGTACTTCTTCCTCAAGAACCTGTCCTTTTTAGAAATTAGTTTCAACATAGTCATTGTCCCCAAGATGCTAAGTACCTTGCTGACCAAAGACACAACTATCTCTTTTCTTGGCTGTGCAAcacaaatgtattttttcttcttctttggggCTGCTGAGTGCTGTCTCCTTGCCACCATGGCCTATGACCGCTATGTGGCTATCTGTGACCCTTTACGTTACCCAGTCCTCATGGATCAGAAAGCTTGTATTCAGCTGGCTGCTGCCTCTTGGTTCTCTGGATTTCCTGTAGCCACAGTACAAACAACATGGATTTTCAGCTTCCCATTTTGCGGTCCAAACAGAGTGAATCACTTTTTCTGTGACAGCCCTCCGGTAATTGCATTGGTCTGTGCTGACACCTCCCTATTTGAACTGGAGGCACTGACAGCCacagttttatttattctcttccccttcctgctGATCTTGGGATCCTACGTTCGAATCCTCTCCACTATCTTCAGGATGCCCTCAGCAGAGGGAAAACATAAAGCTTTCTCTACTTGCTCTTCCCATCTAGTTGTTGTCTCCCTCTTTTATAGCACTGCCATCCTCACCTACTTCCGTCCCAGATCCAACACCTCACCTGAGAATAAGAAGCTGCTTTCACTGTTCTACACAGTGGTGACTCCCATGTTAAACCCTATAATATACAGCCTGAGGAACAATGAAGTGAAAGCTGCACTCCAACGAACCCTCCGAAAAGTCATCATCTCCCAGAGATTATGA